One Desulfomicrobium escambiense DSM 10707 DNA segment encodes these proteins:
- a CDS encoding ABC transporter ATP-binding protein: MIRATGLNKYFHRGSVNEVHSIRDLSIDIEQGDFITIIGSNGAGKSTFLSCLAGTHALDAGTIAVGGTDVTRWPEHRRARFIGRVFQDPLMGTCAGGSIAQNMALALRRGQRRGLSRGVKPTDRELFREHLKVLGLGLEDRLQDRAGLLSGGQRQALTMVMATLVRPELLLLDEHTAALDPKTAAQILALTENIVTAGGLTTLMVTHNMQQALALGNRLIMMHRGRIIFDVRGQEKAALRVEDLLQKFHGQEDAEISDRMLLG; this comes from the coding sequence ATGATCCGCGCCACCGGACTGAACAAGTATTTCCACCGGGGCAGTGTGAACGAAGTGCACAGCATCCGGGACCTGTCTATCGACATCGAGCAGGGCGACTTCATCACCATCATCGGCTCCAACGGGGCCGGCAAGTCGACCTTCCTGTCCTGCCTGGCCGGGACCCACGCCCTGGACGCGGGCACCATCGCCGTGGGCGGCACCGACGTGACCCGCTGGCCCGAGCACCGGCGCGCCCGCTTCATCGGCCGCGTCTTCCAGGACCCGCTCATGGGCACCTGCGCCGGCGGCTCCATCGCCCAGAACATGGCCCTGGCCCTGCGGCGCGGACAGCGGCGCGGCCTGTCGCGCGGCGTCAAGCCCACCGACCGGGAGCTTTTCCGCGAACACCTGAAGGTGCTGGGCCTGGGCCTCGAAGACCGGCTCCAGGACCGGGCGGGGCTGCTCTCGGGCGGCCAGCGCCAGGCCCTGACCATGGTCATGGCCACCCTGGTGCGCCCGGAACTGCTGCTCCTGGACGAGCACACGGCGGCCCTGGACCCCAAGACCGCGGCCCAGATCCTCGCACTGACCGAGAACATCGTCACGGCCGGCGGCCTGACCACCCTCATGGTCACCCACAACATGCAGCAGGCCCTGGCCCTGGGGAACCGGCTGATCATGATGCACCGCGGCCGCATCATCTTCGACGTCCGCGGCCAGGAAAAGGCGGCCCTGAGGGTCGAGGACCTGCTGCAGAAATTCCACGGCCAGGAAGACGCCGAAATTTCGGACCGCATGCTCCTGGGTTGA
- a CDS encoding nitroreductase family protein yields the protein MLDFAIDESRCIQCGECAADCPVRIIDMSQGLPRISLQRQGLCIRCQHCLAVCPTAALSILGVDPDASVEILPPSPDGLENLIKSRRSVRRYRPEAVERAVLDRLMGAVAYAPTGKNERKVRFTLVDDPEVMARIRVLTMEGIRRAVDEDGLPDGMEFFAKFLTAWDQGRDIIFREAPHMLIASSPREATSGEADPFIALSYFELMAASLGLGTVWCGYARWALQSVVPELGRKLGIPSDHRSMYVVMFGYPAVRYARAVQREVQGLHRVRSGDLEGGL from the coding sequence ATGCTCGATTTTGCCATAGACGAGTCACGCTGCATCCAGTGCGGCGAGTGCGCGGCCGACTGCCCCGTGCGCATCATAGACATGAGCCAGGGGCTGCCTCGCATAAGCCTGCAGCGGCAGGGCCTGTGCATCAGGTGCCAGCATTGCCTGGCCGTCTGCCCCACGGCGGCCCTGTCCATCCTCGGCGTGGACCCGGACGCGAGCGTCGAGATCCTGCCGCCTTCCCCGGACGGCCTGGAGAACCTGATCAAAAGCCGCAGGTCCGTGCGGCGTTACCGGCCCGAGGCCGTGGAGCGGGCCGTCCTGGACCGTCTCATGGGGGCCGTGGCCTACGCCCCCACGGGCAAGAACGAGCGCAAGGTCCGCTTCACCCTGGTGGACGACCCGGAAGTCATGGCGCGCATCCGCGTCCTGACCATGGAGGGCATCCGCCGGGCCGTGGACGAGGACGGCCTGCCCGACGGCATGGAGTTTTTCGCCAAGTTCCTGACCGCCTGGGACCAGGGCCGCGACATCATCTTCCGCGAAGCCCCGCACATGCTCATCGCCTCCTCGCCCCGCGAGGCCACCTCCGGCGAGGCCGACCCTTTCATCGCCCTGTCCTATTTCGAGCTCATGGCCGCGAGCCTCGGCCTGGGCACGGTCTGGTGCGGGTACGCCCGCTGGGCCCTGCAGAGCGTGGTGCCGGAGCTGGGCCGCAAGCTCGGCATCCCCTCGGACCACCGCTCCATGTACGTCGTCATGTTCGGCTACCCGGCCGTGCGCTACGCCCGCGCCGTGCAGCGCGAGGTGCAGGGCCTGCACCGCGTCAGGTCCGGCGACCTGGAGGGCGGGCTGTGA
- a CDS encoding sensor histidine kinase: MKHATRSIYRAPLLAAAAMILALSLWGLWSWQGYSDRSLEWRRQRAQETFQTLNAIIATMSNGVLTDWQQIERVLASITRDSRTAFVVVEARHGRLVQTGEVPELLVTGGDRGEMATESMLIVWAPLQQVNLPSTWAEALESPHFGLGLWMRSNPVMYLGFRSRTETFSTSWYWQRQAPIFALALACILAVTAAWIAGNRRRLLAGELAAERLRSAHLEELGLAAAGLAHETKNPLGIIMGMAQQIAARRDIPAESRTMLEHIMDEVDKTTSRLGNFMNFARQRTVNPGPVAVDRLCRELTEVMGPDFDLAGVGLESIVPGAVVLADEALLRQILVNLLLNSLHASPAGTVVRIRMQRQGRRWQLVVEDQGTGIPPELLPNIFKPYVSGSASGHGLGLAIVKRLVESHGWKIQASSVPAGGTAMTISGIRNAQERA; encoded by the coding sequence ATGAAGCACGCCACCCGCAGCATCTACCGCGCGCCCCTGCTGGCCGCGGCGGCCATGATCCTGGCCCTTTCCCTCTGGGGCCTGTGGTCCTGGCAGGGCTACAGCGACCGGTCCCTGGAGTGGCGTCGACAGCGCGCCCAGGAGACATTTCAGACGTTGAACGCCATCATCGCCACCATGAGCAACGGGGTGCTGACGGACTGGCAGCAGATCGAGCGTGTCCTGGCCAGCATCACCCGCGACTCCCGCACGGCCTTCGTCGTGGTCGAAGCCCGGCACGGGCGCCTGGTCCAGACCGGCGAGGTCCCGGAATTGCTGGTGACCGGCGGCGACCGCGGCGAAATGGCCACGGAGTCCATGCTCATCGTCTGGGCCCCGCTGCAGCAGGTCAACCTGCCATCCACCTGGGCCGAGGCCCTCGAATCCCCGCATTTCGGCCTGGGGCTCTGGATGCGCAGCAACCCGGTCATGTACCTGGGCTTCCGCAGCCGCACCGAAACCTTCTCGACCTCCTGGTACTGGCAACGCCAGGCGCCCATCTTCGCCCTGGCCCTGGCCTGCATCCTGGCCGTCACGGCGGCGTGGATCGCGGGCAACCGGCGCAGGCTTCTGGCCGGTGAACTCGCGGCCGAACGTCTGCGCAGCGCCCACCTGGAAGAGCTCGGCCTGGCCGCGGCGGGCCTGGCCCACGAGACCAAGAACCCGCTGGGCATCATCATGGGCATGGCCCAGCAGATCGCGGCCCGCCGCGACATCCCGGCCGAGAGCCGGACGATGCTCGAACACATCATGGACGAGGTGGACAAGACCACCTCCAGGCTCGGCAACTTCATGAACTTCGCCCGGCAACGCACCGTGAACCCCGGTCCCGTGGCCGTGGACCGCCTCTGCCGGGAGCTGACGGAAGTCATGGGGCCCGACTTCGACCTCGCCGGGGTGGGACTGGAATCAATTGTGCCCGGGGCCGTCGTCCTGGCCGACGAGGCCCTGCTGCGGCAGATCCTCGTCAACCTGCTGCTGAACAGCCTGCACGCCTCGCCCGCGGGCACCGTCGTGCGCATCCGGATGCAGCGCCAGGGCCGCCGGTGGCAGCTCGTCGTCGAGGACCAGGGCACAGGCATCCCGCCGGAGCTGCTCCCCAACATCTTCAAGCCCTACGTGTCGGGTTCGGCCTCGGGCCACGGTCTGGGGCTGGCCATCGTCAAACGCCTGGTGGAGTCCCACGGCTGGAAGATCCAGGCGTCCTCCGTCCCGGCCGGAGGCACCGCCATGACCATTTCCGGAATCAGAAACGCCCAGGAGCGCGCATGA
- a CDS encoding addiction module antidote protein → MSKSTKSTPAITRTVAYDVAEQLRTPEEMAAYLDAWLTEAPDDVAGIARALGDIARAKGMTQVAKEAGLSRESLYKALSENGNPSFATILKVTKALGVRLHAGAA, encoded by the coding sequence ATGTCGAAGTCAACCAAAAGCACGCCAGCGATAACCAGGACAGTTGCCTATGATGTCGCGGAGCAACTGCGCACACCGGAAGAAATGGCTGCCTATCTCGACGCGTGGCTGACCGAAGCGCCCGATGACGTCGCAGGCATCGCCCGTGCGCTGGGCGATATCGCCAGGGCCAAAGGCATGACGCAGGTCGCCAAGGAAGCAGGACTGAGCAGAGAGAGCCTCTACAAGGCACTCAGCGAAAACGGAAACCCCAGTTTCGCCACCATTCTCAAGGTCACCAAAGCGCTTGGCGTTCGGTTGCACGCCGGCGCCGCGTGA
- a CDS encoding bifunctional homocysteine S-methyltransferase/methylenetetrahydrofolate reductase — MRRGILDVLRERVVVADGAMGSLLFERGVDSSSCYDALNLTDPALVRSIHQAYAAAGAEVLETNTFGANRAKLGRFDLGHRVREINLRGAELAQAEAGEDRWVAGAMGPLGRLGEETAAPGETEEIFAEQARALVEGGVDFIMLETFASLTLLLSALRGVKGAVSVPVAAQMVFTQRGRTHSGRSARECFEALVAAGADIVGLNCGIGPKNSLEVVRALGPVPVPLSVLPNAGFPEAAGDRLMYASSPEYFARQTAACAVHGARLLGGCCGTGPEHIAALVKALGSALPEVRIEAPSAEERTAGTAVPTRLARRLQEGKVVLVELDPPKHLDTEPVLRAAEALAAAGVDAITIAENPLAVPRLSNITLAGMVRARTGADVVVHLTGRDRNLVGMQSTIMGLAASNLHNVLAVTGDPPSAGSAERVSGVYDLRSMELISLLAGFNRGRNHYGDDMRLPVNFCIGAAFNPNTRNMALQVGRMEKKIAAGATHFLTQPVYSRSRVDEILAATAHVKAPIVLGIMPLASHRNAEFLHNEFPGIEIPLEARERMARAGDAGQREGIEIAWELLEYAWPHFAGVYIIPPFNRYQMALELMRRLGL, encoded by the coding sequence GTGAGGCGCGGCATTCTCGATGTCCTGCGCGAGCGCGTGGTCGTGGCCGACGGGGCCATGGGGTCGCTCCTTTTCGAACGGGGCGTGGATAGCTCGTCCTGCTACGACGCCCTGAACCTGACGGACCCGGCCCTGGTGCGGTCCATCCATCAGGCCTATGCGGCGGCCGGGGCCGAGGTCCTGGAGACCAACACCTTCGGCGCCAACAGGGCCAAGCTCGGCCGTTTCGACCTGGGGCACAGGGTTCGCGAGATCAACCTGCGCGGAGCCGAGCTGGCCCAGGCCGAAGCCGGAGAAGACCGCTGGGTGGCCGGGGCCATGGGCCCGCTGGGGCGCCTGGGCGAGGAGACGGCCGCGCCGGGAGAGACCGAGGAGATTTTCGCCGAGCAGGCCCGGGCTCTGGTCGAGGGCGGGGTGGACTTCATCATGCTCGAAACCTTCGCGAGCCTCACCCTGCTGCTGTCGGCCCTGCGCGGGGTCAAGGGGGCCGTTTCCGTGCCCGTGGCCGCGCAGATGGTCTTCACCCAGCGCGGGCGGACCCATTCGGGCCGCTCGGCCCGCGAGTGCTTCGAGGCCCTGGTGGCGGCCGGGGCCGACATCGTCGGCCTCAACTGCGGCATCGGCCCCAAGAATTCCCTGGAAGTGGTTCGCGCCCTGGGTCCGGTACCTGTGCCCTTGTCGGTGCTGCCCAACGCGGGTTTTCCTGAGGCCGCGGGCGACCGGCTCATGTACGCCTCGTCGCCGGAGTATTTCGCGCGGCAGACCGCGGCCTGCGCGGTCCACGGCGCACGCCTGTTGGGCGGGTGCTGCGGGACCGGGCCGGAGCACATCGCGGCCCTGGTCAAGGCGCTGGGATCAGCTTTGCCCGAAGTGCGGATCGAAGCCCCGTCGGCCGAGGAACGCACGGCCGGGACTGCGGTCCCGACGCGTCTGGCGCGCAGGCTGCAGGAGGGCAAGGTCGTCCTGGTGGAACTCGACCCGCCCAAGCACCTCGACACGGAGCCCGTGCTCCGGGCGGCCGAGGCCCTGGCCGCGGCGGGCGTGGACGCCATCACCATCGCCGAGAACCCCCTGGCCGTGCCGCGCCTGTCGAACATCACCCTGGCCGGCATGGTCCGGGCCAGGACCGGCGCGGACGTGGTCGTGCACCTCACGGGCCGCGACCGCAACCTGGTGGGCATGCAGTCGACCATCATGGGCCTGGCCGCTTCGAACCTGCACAACGTCCTGGCCGTGACCGGGGACCCGCCATCGGCCGGCAGCGCCGAGCGGGTCTCAGGCGTCTACGACCTGCGCTCCATGGAGCTCATCTCCCTGCTGGCCGGCTTTAACCGGGGCCGCAACCACTACGGCGACGACATGCGCCTGCCCGTCAACTTCTGCATCGGCGCGGCCTTCAACCCCAACACGCGCAACATGGCCCTGCAGGTCGGCCGCATGGAGAAGAAGATTGCGGCCGGCGCGACCCACTTCCTGACCCAGCCGGTCTATTCCCGGTCCAGGGTGGACGAGATCCTGGCCGCGACGGCCCACGTCAAGGCCCCCATCGTGCTCGGCATCATGCCCCTGGCCAGCCACCGCAACGCCGAGTTCCTGCACAACGAGTTTCCGGGCATCGAGATTCCCCTCGAAGCGCGCGAGCGCATGGCCCGGGCCGGGGATGCGGGGCAGCGGGAGGGCATCGAGATCGCCTGGGAGCTACTTGAGTACGCCTGGCCGCATTTCGCGGGGGTGTACATCATCCCGCCGTTCAATCGGTATCAGATGGCGCTTGAACTGATGCGAAGGTTGGGACTGTGA
- a CDS encoding sigma-54-dependent transcriptional regulator — translation MNTTILIVDDEARYRDLYARVLRDAGLDVLEAEDVAAALKAIGKNAPAMVVSDVRMPGASGLDLLRRARADQPGLPFLLVTAYADVREAVDALKLGAVDYLAKPVDLDELLAAVRDALGVHGDGDADVPASALEGIVAESPAMRAVLRDAWRVAGSDATVLLTGESGSGKEVVAQFIHVNSARRDKALVTVNCAAVAPTLLASELFGHEKGAFTGAVAKRKGFFREAHEGTLFLDEIGDMPLELQASLLRATETGRITPVGADREVAVDCRLIAATNRNLEEDVAQGRFRQDLFYRLNVITIDIPPLRERPEDIAPLARFFLNKGAAEARRLSRAAAQALQNHPWPGNVRELANAMAHVRLLSQTDVILPEHLPPAVRKSAAKAVPDAPAVARPKLPEETKTLEQQEFEAVAAALKQTGGNRTHAAQLLGITRRGLIYKLKRLGLG, via the coding sequence ATGAACACGACCATCCTGATTGTCGACGACGAGGCCCGCTACCGAGACCTCTATGCCCGCGTGCTGCGGGACGCGGGGCTCGATGTCCTGGAAGCCGAGGACGTCGCCGCCGCGCTGAAGGCCATCGGGAAGAATGCACCGGCCATGGTCGTCAGCGACGTGCGCATGCCCGGCGCCAGCGGGTTGGACCTCCTGCGCCGCGCCCGGGCCGACCAGCCGGGCCTGCCGTTCCTCCTGGTCACGGCCTACGCCGACGTGCGCGAAGCCGTGGACGCCCTCAAGCTCGGCGCCGTGGACTATCTGGCCAAGCCCGTGGATCTGGACGAACTGCTGGCCGCCGTGCGGGACGCCCTCGGCGTGCACGGGGACGGCGACGCGGACGTGCCGGCCTCGGCCCTGGAAGGCATCGTGGCCGAGAGCCCGGCCATGCGCGCCGTGCTGCGCGACGCCTGGCGCGTGGCCGGCAGCGACGCCACGGTGCTGCTCACGGGCGAAAGCGGCAGCGGCAAGGAAGTCGTGGCCCAGTTCATCCACGTGAACAGCGCGCGGCGGGACAAGGCCCTCGTCACGGTCAACTGCGCGGCCGTGGCACCGACCCTCCTGGCCAGCGAGCTCTTCGGCCACGAGAAGGGCGCCTTCACCGGCGCCGTGGCCAAGCGCAAGGGATTTTTCCGCGAAGCCCACGAAGGCACCCTCTTTCTCGACGAAATCGGCGACATGCCGCTGGAATTGCAGGCATCCCTGCTGCGCGCCACGGAAACGGGGCGCATCACGCCCGTGGGCGCGGACCGGGAGGTCGCCGTGGACTGCCGGCTCATCGCCGCCACCAACCGCAACCTGGAGGAGGACGTGGCGCAGGGCCGCTTCCGCCAGGACCTCTTCTACCGCCTGAACGTCATCACCATCGACATCCCCCCCCTGCGCGAACGCCCCGAGGACATCGCCCCTCTGGCAAGGTTCTTCCTGAACAAGGGGGCCGCCGAGGCGCGACGCCTGTCCCGCGCGGCGGCGCAGGCCCTGCAGAACCACCCCTGGCCCGGCAACGTGCGCGAACTGGCCAACGCCATGGCCCATGTGCGCCTCCTGAGCCAGACCGACGTCATCTTGCCCGAACACCTCCCCCCGGCGGTGCGCAAGTCCGCGGCCAAGGCCGTCCCGGACGCGCCAGCCGTCGCCCGGCCGAAGCTCCCGGAGGAAACCAAGACTCTGGAGCAGCAGGAATTCGAGGCCGTGGCCGCGGCCCTGAAGCAGACCGGCGGCAACCGCACCCACGCGGCTCAGCTCCTGGGCATCACCCGGCGCGGGCTGATCTACAAGCTCAAGCGCCTGGGACTGGGCTGA
- a CDS encoding DUF6515 family protein: protein MTTYISRLTIIALLCLQAWAAQAHGGDGHRSEIRRASHDELFTLGGQGTGGQRGDDLFRLDGGRTKQNDPFRLGGQRSEDRRDGRRHDGPKDDGRRDGKHFRTDDRPGGGSDFMRVDTQGGYDRPDARKRVRDQDRDGDRRRDHRYRDDGRRHVSPSYIRQSPRGDYRRPGNDDGPRHDSGRYARHEVRHIVHYLPPRHAVILHGRDRYHYHGGRFYRPWNAGFILVRPPLGLIVLSLPLGSHTIISAGITYHVFGDVYYRRVPAGYEVVEPIRAPGREWPARVAVVTDTLNLRYGPEESEEIIAQAGRYTILNVIGSAPGWLYVEIDGEDVRGWVMERYVTTDLARG from the coding sequence ATGACGACCTACATATCACGACTGACGATCATCGCCCTGCTCTGCCTGCAGGCATGGGCGGCGCAGGCGCATGGCGGCGACGGCCATCGCTCGGAAATCCGCCGAGCCAGCCACGACGAACTCTTCACGCTCGGCGGACAAGGGACAGGCGGGCAACGCGGCGACGACCTGTTCCGTCTCGACGGCGGCCGCACGAAGCAGAACGATCCTTTCCGCCTCGGCGGGCAGCGCAGCGAAGATCGACGGGATGGACGAAGGCATGACGGCCCCAAGGACGACGGACGAAGGGACGGGAAGCATTTCCGAACCGACGACAGACCCGGAGGCGGAAGCGACTTCATGCGGGTCGACACGCAGGGTGGATACGACCGGCCGGACGCGCGGAAACGCGTCCGCGACCAGGACCGGGATGGGGACAGGCGCCGGGACCACCGTTACCGGGACGACGGCCGCAGGCACGTCAGCCCATCGTACATCCGGCAATCCCCTCGCGGGGATTACAGGCGCCCGGGGAATGACGACGGCCCACGGCATGACTCCGGGCGCTATGCGCGGCACGAGGTCAGGCACATCGTGCACTACCTGCCGCCCAGGCACGCGGTCATCCTGCACGGCCGCGACCGCTACCACTACCACGGCGGCAGGTTCTACCGGCCCTGGAACGCCGGCTTCATCCTGGTGCGCCCCCCGCTGGGGCTCATCGTCCTGAGCCTGCCCCTGGGCAGCCACACGATCATCTCGGCCGGCATCACCTACCACGTCTTCGGCGACGTCTACTACCGGCGCGTGCCTGCAGGATACGAAGTCGTGGAACCCATTCGCGCGCCGGGCCGCGAGTGGCCCGCCCGGGTGGCCGTCGTCACGGACACCCTGAACCTGCGCTACGGACCCGAGGAAAGCGAGGAGATCATCGCCCAGGCGGGGCGCTACACGATCCTCAACGTCATCGGCAGCGCCCCTGGCTGGCTGTACGTGGAGATCGACGGCGAAGACGTGCGCGGCTGGGTCATGGAGCGTTACGTCACGACGGATTTAGCCCGCGGCTGA
- a CDS encoding ABC transporter permease — protein sequence MTLYALLGALEQGFLYGIMALGVYLTFRILDFPDLTVDGSLPLGASVSAVTITAGHSPYLALALATVAGFAAGAVTALLNTKLKILHLLASILTMISLYSINIRIMGGPNVALLGTPSVLTDLEALSLPLFQITPVFFFLVAAAVTAALIWFLHTEYGQAMLATGDNRQMITALGVNTDNVIIFGVGLSNALVAFSGALIAQNQGAADVNMGVGTIVAGLASVILGETICGKATIARACIAVIVGSVAYRTAIALALGLDLGGFSFTPSDLNLITAFLVIIALTSPMLKRRFAR from the coding sequence ATGACCCTCTACGCACTGCTCGGCGCCCTGGAACAGGGGTTCCTTTACGGCATCATGGCCCTCGGGGTGTACCTGACATTCCGCATCCTCGATTTCCCCGACCTGACCGTGGACGGCAGCCTGCCGCTGGGGGCCTCGGTCAGCGCCGTGACCATCACGGCCGGGCACAGCCCCTACCTGGCCCTGGCCCTGGCCACGGTGGCCGGGTTCGCGGCCGGGGCCGTGACGGCGCTCCTGAACACCAAGCTCAAGATCCTGCACCTGCTGGCCTCCATCCTGACCATGATCTCGCTCTACTCCATCAACATCCGCATCATGGGCGGCCCCAACGTGGCCCTGCTGGGCACGCCCTCGGTGCTGACGGACCTGGAGGCCTTAAGCCTGCCCCTCTTCCAGATCACGCCGGTCTTCTTCTTCCTCGTGGCCGCGGCCGTCACGGCGGCCCTGATCTGGTTCCTGCACACGGAGTACGGCCAGGCCATGCTGGCCACGGGCGACAACCGGCAGATGATCACGGCCCTAGGCGTGAACACGGACAACGTCATCATCTTCGGGGTGGGCCTGTCCAACGCCCTGGTGGCCTTCAGCGGCGCCCTCATCGCCCAGAACCAGGGCGCGGCCGACGTGAACATGGGCGTGGGCACCATCGTCGCCGGCCTGGCCTCGGTCATCCTCGGCGAGACGATCTGCGGCAAGGCGACCATCGCCCGGGCCTGCATCGCCGTCATCGTCGGCTCCGTGGCCTACCGTACGGCCATCGCCCTGGCCCTGGGCCTCGACCTCGGCGGCTTCTCCTTCACGCCCAGCGACCTGAATCTCATCACCGCCTTCCTGGTCATCATCGCCCTGACCTCGCCCATGCTCAAACGGAGGTTCGCACGATGA